From the genome of Dehalococcoidales bacterium:
TCGATGAGTATGAGAACCGGATAAAGATCCAGGAACAACTGCGGCACTCACAGCTCCTGGCTTCACTCGGGGAAATGACGGCTGGTATCGCCCACGAGATAAGTAACCCGCTAAGCAGTATTCTACTCCACTGCGATTTGATGCTATCGGAAGAAATGCCGTCCTGGCAGAATAAGGATTTGAGGGTCGTACGTGATGAAGCCAGGCGCGCCTCAAAGATAATGAGGTCCCTCCTGACCTACAGCCACCAGTCCAGTCCCAGGCTACGCCGTCTCGACTTGCACAAAGTGCTGAACAGGGTTATGGACATACGGCTATACACATGGGGTGCGCGGAGCATCACGGCGCACAAAAATTTAGCAGCTGGCCCGCTCTATATAAGAGGGAGTTCGTCACAGCTGACTCAGGTTTTCGTGAACCTCCTGCTAAATGCAGAGGATGCCATTAAAGAAGCGGCAAAGGCGAATGGCGGGAACATCATAGTTGCTTCACGCATACATGGCAAATGGGCAGAAGCGTCAGTTGCTGACGATGGCACCGGCATATCGGAAGAGAAGCTATCACAAGTGTTCAACCCGTTCTTCACCACCAAGGCAGTAGGGAAAGGTACCGGCCTTGGTTTAAGCACCTGTCGGGCTATTGTGACGGACCACAATGGCCTGATACGAATCGAGAACAATGATATGGGTGGTGCTACTTTCACGGTAGAACTGCCACTGAGCGCGGTTGAACATTCCGAGCCCGCAGCGTAATAACGACCGGTAAAAACGACCTGAAACTCCGATGTACTGGAGTGTCGGCGGAGGGAGATAGGAAGCTGATGAAACTTCGTGTTCTGGGTGCACACAACCGGGAGACGGCAACTACCAAATGTACTTCTTTGCTTATTGATGATGTCCTGTCGATTGATGCAGGCAGTCTGACCTCATGTCTTACCATTTCAGCCCAGAAAAGGCTAAAGGCTGTTCTTCTTACACATGCACATTTTGACCACATCCGGGATATTCCAGCCATTGCACTGAATCTTCATCGTGAATGTGCCAGAATCAAGGTCTACTCCACTTGCGAAGTCCGCAGCATGATTGAAACTCATTTGCTCAACGGAGAAATCTACCCCCGATTCCAGGACCTGCCCAGGGGATGGCCTACGCTCCAATTCAAGACAATGAGACCGTATGAACCGGAGATTATTTACGGGTACGAAGTTATCGCTATCCCTGTCAATCACTCGGTAACTGCCGTTGGCTATCAGGTCAGTGATTCCAGAGGTAACGCCGTATTCTACACTGGTGATACCGGCCCATTTTTAGTAGATTCCTTGCGCGACTTGTGCCCACAGATACTTGTCACTGAGGTGACCTTCTCTGACAGATATTCGCCCCTTGCCGCCGATACCGGTCATCTCACTCCGTCCGGTCTTCACAATGTGCTCGTTGGATTCCGACGGCTCAAGGGATACGTCCCAGGAATAATAGTGGTACATATGGACCCGGCAATGGAGAAAGAAATAAGCGAGGAAATTGAGGAGGTCGCCAGTGACCTGGGTGCTTCGATAACTGTGGCACGTGCGGATATGCTCGTGCCGGTCCCGGCTCCGGCTCCTTCTCCGGCTCCTTCTCCGGCTGCATCAATTACAGGGAAACGTTATCAGGGTTACACGGTTGTCAATTACATACCTTGACCAGTTCGTACTCCAACCTGTACCCGACAGCACATAACGTTATCCTTCCCTGTCGCTGGAAGACAAGAAAGAAGACTGGCCCAGAACCATACCTTACCCGTCCCCAGGACCAGGAGAGTTGAGATAATGAAGGTAAGTGTAACAAATTACGTTG
Proteins encoded in this window:
- a CDS encoding MBL fold metallo-hydrolase: MKLRVLGAHNRETATTKCTSLLIDDVLSIDAGSLTSCLTISAQKRLKAVLLTHAHFDHIRDIPAIALNLHRECARIKVYSTCEVRSMIETHLLNGEIYPRFQDLPRGWPTLQFKTMRPYEPEIIYGYEVIAIPVNHSVTAVGYQVSDSRGNAVFYTGDTGPFLVDSLRDLCPQILVTEVTFSDRYSPLAADTGHLTPSGLHNVLVGFRRLKGYVPGIIVVHMDPAMEKEISEEIEEVASDLGASITVARADMLVPVPAPAPSPAPSPAASITGKRYQGYTVVNYIP
- a CDS encoding GAF domain-containing sensor histidine kinase, which produces MVANTTKYEETKLLTRPGEYQYETRMDLLHKIGEKVGSVSDLSKLVEQIVKMTQHAIEASASSVLLLDDSGNDLVFDVVLGGAKSTLKHLRISTQSGIAGWVALNGKPLIVNDVSQDERFNRQIDKTTGFVTRSIMCAPMIVQRKVIGVLEVLNKDDGTDFSVQNLETLLSVASTAAMAIENLRLHKSAIDEYENRIKIQEQLRHSQLLASLGEMTAGIAHEISNPLSSILLHCDLMLSEEMPSWQNKDLRVVRDEARRASKIMRSLLTYSHQSSPRLRRLDLHKVLNRVMDIRLYTWGARSITAHKNLAAGPLYIRGSSSQLTQVFVNLLLNAEDAIKEAAKANGGNIIVASRIHGKWAEASVADDGTGISEEKLSQVFNPFFTTKAVGKGTGLGLSTCRAIVTDHNGLIRIENNDMGGATFTVELPLSAVEHSEPAA